The proteins below come from a single Miscanthus floridulus cultivar M001 chromosome 1, ASM1932011v1, whole genome shotgun sequence genomic window:
- the LOC136545050 gene encoding E3 ubiquitin-protein ligase JMJ24-like isoform X1 produces MAAVPEDLRCKRSDGKQWRCSAPSMPDKTVCEKHYVQAKKRSASSALRASLRRSSASSSPAPAFPFSSSSSSSSSSSAAAARLRTADEDPPMAVARPLYGRVAGEAVYVAEPVPAPAWRGTAYEGLPRGNAAGASTAAGLVGRGPVWLPGGGAAGIRSCHQCRKAGDVIWCTSCDRRGYCAGCISRWYSDIPIDDVRNVCPACRGICNCKVCLQGDNLIKARLQEISVVDKLKYLHCLLVYVLPVLKGIYSDQCFEIGVETRSSGPKTDILRAKITSDEQMCCDFCKVPVFDYHRYCPRCLCDLCLDCCRDIRHSWANVARGEYTEGHVEDKGRDSFNKRARLEPSAESVNDKSLSWPIDINNIDIRSLFPTWRVNNDGSITCGPHEAGGCGSSKLVLRRIFKINWIAKLVKSSEEMVNGCKVHDLEDGCLSCSDGRRLEFTGQRNLGLSKCSNSDGIGRNCVYSPVLEDLKYEGIIHFRKHWINAEPIIIRKAFEPSLSSSWDPLSIWRGIQEIMDEEMDEDVIVKAVDCSNQSEVDIKLKQFIKGYSDGSKGGDGHLLMLKLKEWPRPSVLEAFLLCQRPEFIVNFPLVDFIHPRWGLLNLAAKLPPNALQPEVGMKLLIAYGSHQELGKGDSVTNLMINMSDVVHILMHATEVHYQCPKRVQSDVSERIANGTSVHANAHTPVQNLNLDMGEQAHKHSISHVEEPKTNSSEGSQAGAVWDVFRRQDLPKLNEYLAVHREEFAARCQAVSSVKYPIYDQTVYLNDYHKKMLKDQYGIEPYTFHQHIGEAVFIPAGCPFQLKNLQSTVQLALNFLSPESLPESVLLAQEIRCPPNGHLAKLKMLEVKKISLYAASSAVREIQRIILDPKFNLDASFEDQNLTRAVSENLARVNKRKVSCC; encoded by the exons ATGGCGGCCGTGCCGGAGGACCTCCGCTGCAAGCGCTCCGACGGCAAGCAGTGGCGCTGCAGCGCGCCCTCCATGCCCGACAAGACCGTCTGCGAGAAGCACTACGTCCAGGCCAAGAAGCGCTCCGCCTCCTCCGCGCTCCGCGCCTCGCTCCGccgctcctcagcctcctcctcCCCCGCGCCCGCCTTCccgttctcctcctcctcctcctcctcctcctcctcctccgccgccgccgctcgcctccGCACCGCCGACGAGGACCCGCCCATGGCGGTCGCGAGGCCCCTCTACGGCAGGGTCGCCGGGGAGGCGGTGTACGTGGCTGAACCGGTGCCGGCGCCCGCGTGGAGGGGGACCGCCTACGAAGGGCTGCCCCGGGGCAATGCGGCTGGTGCGAGCACCGCGGCG GGGCTGGTCGGCAGAGGCCCAGTATGGTTGCCTGGCGGCGGCGCTGCAGGGATAAGGAGTTGCCACCAGTGCCGGAAGGCTGGGGATGTCATTTGGTGTACCAGCTGTGACAGGAGAGGGTACTGTGCCGGCTGCATCTCCAGATG GTACTCTGACATTCCGATTGATGATGTTCGAAATGTTTGTCCAGCATGCCGTGGCATTTGTAATTGCAAAGTTTGCTTACAAGGAGACAACTTAATAAAG GCTAGGTTGCAAGAAATATCAGTTGTTGATAAGTTGAAATATCTTCATTGCCTTTTGGTTTATGTTCTTCCAGTACTGAAGGGGATTTATTCTGACCAATGCTTTGAAATAGGTGTTGAAACAAGATCTTCTG GACCAAAGACAGATATCCTCAGAGCAAAGATAACTTCTGATGAGCAGATGTGCTG tGACTTTTGCAAAGTGCCAGTGTTTGATTATCACCGATACTGCCCAAGATGCttgtgtgacttatgccttgattGCTGTCGTGATATACGTCATTCTTGGGCCAATGTTGCACGAGGAGAATATACTGAAGGTCATGTTGAAGATAAAGGTAGAGATTCTTTTAATAAAAGAGCAAGATTGGAACCATCTGCAGAGAGTGTAAATGACAAGTCATTATCTTGGCCAATAGATATAAATAATATTGACATTAGATCTCTATTCCCTACATGGAGAGTCAACAATGATGGCAGCATCACTTGTGGACCTCACGAGGCTGGTGGTTGTGGCTCCTCAAAGTTGGTATTAAGGCGGATATTCAAAATAAATTGGATTGCTAAACTTGTAAAAAGTTCTGAAGAAATGGTCAATGGTTGCAAAGTACATGATTTGGAGGATGGATGTTTGTCTTGCAGTGATGGCAGAAGATTGGAGTTTACTGGTCAGCGAAACCTCGGTCTCTCAAAATGCTCAAACAGTGATGGGATTGGTAGGAATTGTGTGTACTCTCCTGTATTGGAGGACTTAAAATACGAAGGCATCATTCACTTTCGTAAGCATTGGATAAACGCGGAGCCTATTATTATCAGGAAAGCATTTGAGCCTTCTCTATCATCAAGCTGGGACCCCTTGAGTATTTGGAGAGGTATCCAGGAgatcatggatgaagaaatggatgaagatgtcATAGTCAAGGCTGTGGACTGCTCGAACCAATCAGAG GTAGATATCAAGCTCAAACAGTTTATCAAAGGATACTCAGATGGCAGCAAAGGAGGAGATGGCCACTTGTTGATGTTGAAATTGAAAGAGTGGCCCCGACCCAGTGTCTTGGAGGCGTTTCTGTTGTGCCAAAGGCCAGAATTTATTGTCAACTTTCCTCTTGTTGATTTTATTCATCCTAGATGGGGTCTCCTAAACCTTGCTGCCAAGTTACCCCCAAATGCCTTACAGCCTGAAGTAGGGATGAAGCTGCTAATTGCATATGGAAGTCACCAAGAACTTGGTAAAGGTGATTCAGTGACAAATCTAATGATTAACATGAGCGATGTG GTTCACATATTAATGCATGCAACTGAAGTGCATTACCAATGTCCCAAGAGGGTACAGTCTGATGTATCTGAAAGGATTGCTAATGGAACTAGTGTGCATGCAAATGCTCACACTCCTGTTCAAAATTTGAATCTGGATATGGGGGAGCAAGCGCACAAACATTCGATTTCACACGTCGAGGAGCCAAAAACTAATAGTTCAGAAGGATCCCAGGCTGGTGCTGTCTGGGATGTATTCCGCAGGCAGGATCTTCCAAAGCTTAATGAATATCTAGCTGTTCATCGGGAAGAATTTGCAGCTAGATGTCAAGCAGTATCTTCT GTTAAGTATCCGATTTATGATCAAACTGTGTACCTTAACGATTATCATAAGAAGATGTTGAAGGATCAATATG GAATTGAACCCTACACATTCCACCAACATATTGGTGAGGCTGTTTTCATTCCAGCTGGCTGTCCTTTCCAATTGAAAAACCTCCAG TCCACGGTTCAATTGGCTCTCAATTTTTTGTCACCGGAGAGTTTGCCAGAGTCAGTCCTGCTGGCCCAAGAGATCCGTTGCCCGCCAAATGGTCATCTTGCAAAATTGAAGATGCTTGAG GTAAAAAAGATCTCCTTATATGCAGCAAGTTCTGCTGTTAGAGAAATTCAGAGAATAATCCTTGATCCCAA GTTCAATCTTGATGCAAGTTTTGAGGATCAAAATTTGACTAGGGCGGTTTCAGAGAACTTGGCAAGAGTAAACAAACGGAAGGTATCTTGCTGTTGA
- the LOC136545050 gene encoding E3 ubiquitin-protein ligase JMJ24-like isoform X2 — translation MAAVPEDLRCKRSDGKQWRCSAPSMPDKTVCEKHYVQAKKRSASSALRASLRRSSASSSPAPAFPFSSSSSSSSSSSAAAARLRTADEDPPMAVARPLYGRVAGEAVYVAEPVPAPAWRGTAYEGLPRGNAAGASTAAGLVGRGPVWLPGGGAAGIRSCHQCRKAGDVIWCTSCDRRGYCAGCISRWYSDIPIDDVRNVCPACRGICNCKVCLQGDNLIKARLQEISVVDKLKYLHCLLVYVLPVLKGIYSDQCFEIGVETRSSGPKTDILRAKITSDEQMCCDFCKVPVFDYHRYCPRCLCDLCLDCCRDIRHSWANVARGEYTEGHVEDKGRDSFNKRARLEPSAESVNDKSLSWPIDINNIDIRSLFPTWRVNNDGSITCGPHEAGGCGSSKLVLRRIFKINWIAKLVKSSEEMVNGCKVHDLEDGCLSCSDGRRLEFTGQRNLGLSKCSNSDGIGRNCVYSPVLEDLKYEGIIHFRKHWINAEPIIIRKAFEPSLSSSWDPLSIWRGIQEIMDEEMDEDVIVKAVDCSNQSEVDIKLKQFIKGYSDGSKGGDGHLLMLKLKEWPRPSVLEAFLLCQRPEFIVNFPLVDFIHPRWGLLNLAAKLPPNALQPEVGMKLLIAYGSHQELGKGDSVTNLMINMSDVVHILMHATEVHYQCPKRVQSDVSERIANGTSVHANAHTPVQNLNLDMGEQAHKHSISHVEEPKTNSSEGSQAGAVWDVFRRQDLPKLNEYLAVHREEFAARCQAVSSVKYPIYDQTVYLNDYHKKMLKDQYGIEPYTFHQHIGEAVFIPAGCPFQLKNLQSTVQLALNFLSPESLPESVLLAQEIRCPPNGHLAKLKMLEVKKISLYAASSAVREIQRIILDPKYFSQVQS, via the exons ATGGCGGCCGTGCCGGAGGACCTCCGCTGCAAGCGCTCCGACGGCAAGCAGTGGCGCTGCAGCGCGCCCTCCATGCCCGACAAGACCGTCTGCGAGAAGCACTACGTCCAGGCCAAGAAGCGCTCCGCCTCCTCCGCGCTCCGCGCCTCGCTCCGccgctcctcagcctcctcctcCCCCGCGCCCGCCTTCccgttctcctcctcctcctcctcctcctcctcctcctccgccgccgccgctcgcctccGCACCGCCGACGAGGACCCGCCCATGGCGGTCGCGAGGCCCCTCTACGGCAGGGTCGCCGGGGAGGCGGTGTACGTGGCTGAACCGGTGCCGGCGCCCGCGTGGAGGGGGACCGCCTACGAAGGGCTGCCCCGGGGCAATGCGGCTGGTGCGAGCACCGCGGCG GGGCTGGTCGGCAGAGGCCCAGTATGGTTGCCTGGCGGCGGCGCTGCAGGGATAAGGAGTTGCCACCAGTGCCGGAAGGCTGGGGATGTCATTTGGTGTACCAGCTGTGACAGGAGAGGGTACTGTGCCGGCTGCATCTCCAGATG GTACTCTGACATTCCGATTGATGATGTTCGAAATGTTTGTCCAGCATGCCGTGGCATTTGTAATTGCAAAGTTTGCTTACAAGGAGACAACTTAATAAAG GCTAGGTTGCAAGAAATATCAGTTGTTGATAAGTTGAAATATCTTCATTGCCTTTTGGTTTATGTTCTTCCAGTACTGAAGGGGATTTATTCTGACCAATGCTTTGAAATAGGTGTTGAAACAAGATCTTCTG GACCAAAGACAGATATCCTCAGAGCAAAGATAACTTCTGATGAGCAGATGTGCTG tGACTTTTGCAAAGTGCCAGTGTTTGATTATCACCGATACTGCCCAAGATGCttgtgtgacttatgccttgattGCTGTCGTGATATACGTCATTCTTGGGCCAATGTTGCACGAGGAGAATATACTGAAGGTCATGTTGAAGATAAAGGTAGAGATTCTTTTAATAAAAGAGCAAGATTGGAACCATCTGCAGAGAGTGTAAATGACAAGTCATTATCTTGGCCAATAGATATAAATAATATTGACATTAGATCTCTATTCCCTACATGGAGAGTCAACAATGATGGCAGCATCACTTGTGGACCTCACGAGGCTGGTGGTTGTGGCTCCTCAAAGTTGGTATTAAGGCGGATATTCAAAATAAATTGGATTGCTAAACTTGTAAAAAGTTCTGAAGAAATGGTCAATGGTTGCAAAGTACATGATTTGGAGGATGGATGTTTGTCTTGCAGTGATGGCAGAAGATTGGAGTTTACTGGTCAGCGAAACCTCGGTCTCTCAAAATGCTCAAACAGTGATGGGATTGGTAGGAATTGTGTGTACTCTCCTGTATTGGAGGACTTAAAATACGAAGGCATCATTCACTTTCGTAAGCATTGGATAAACGCGGAGCCTATTATTATCAGGAAAGCATTTGAGCCTTCTCTATCATCAAGCTGGGACCCCTTGAGTATTTGGAGAGGTATCCAGGAgatcatggatgaagaaatggatgaagatgtcATAGTCAAGGCTGTGGACTGCTCGAACCAATCAGAG GTAGATATCAAGCTCAAACAGTTTATCAAAGGATACTCAGATGGCAGCAAAGGAGGAGATGGCCACTTGTTGATGTTGAAATTGAAAGAGTGGCCCCGACCCAGTGTCTTGGAGGCGTTTCTGTTGTGCCAAAGGCCAGAATTTATTGTCAACTTTCCTCTTGTTGATTTTATTCATCCTAGATGGGGTCTCCTAAACCTTGCTGCCAAGTTACCCCCAAATGCCTTACAGCCTGAAGTAGGGATGAAGCTGCTAATTGCATATGGAAGTCACCAAGAACTTGGTAAAGGTGATTCAGTGACAAATCTAATGATTAACATGAGCGATGTG GTTCACATATTAATGCATGCAACTGAAGTGCATTACCAATGTCCCAAGAGGGTACAGTCTGATGTATCTGAAAGGATTGCTAATGGAACTAGTGTGCATGCAAATGCTCACACTCCTGTTCAAAATTTGAATCTGGATATGGGGGAGCAAGCGCACAAACATTCGATTTCACACGTCGAGGAGCCAAAAACTAATAGTTCAGAAGGATCCCAGGCTGGTGCTGTCTGGGATGTATTCCGCAGGCAGGATCTTCCAAAGCTTAATGAATATCTAGCTGTTCATCGGGAAGAATTTGCAGCTAGATGTCAAGCAGTATCTTCT GTTAAGTATCCGATTTATGATCAAACTGTGTACCTTAACGATTATCATAAGAAGATGTTGAAGGATCAATATG GAATTGAACCCTACACATTCCACCAACATATTGGTGAGGCTGTTTTCATTCCAGCTGGCTGTCCTTTCCAATTGAAAAACCTCCAG TCCACGGTTCAATTGGCTCTCAATTTTTTGTCACCGGAGAGTTTGCCAGAGTCAGTCCTGCTGGCCCAAGAGATCCGTTGCCCGCCAAATGGTCATCTTGCAAAATTGAAGATGCTTGAG GTAAAAAAGATCTCCTTATATGCAGCAAGTTCTGCTGTTAGAGAAATTCAGAGAATAATCCTTGATCCCAA ATATTTCTCTCAGGTTCAATCTTGA